The following are from one region of the Salvia hispanica cultivar TCC Black 2014 chromosome 1, UniMelb_Shisp_WGS_1.0, whole genome shotgun sequence genome:
- the LOC125190671 gene encoding uncharacterized mitochondrial protein AtMg00810-like, with amino-acid sequence MKKYGYKQSNSGHTWFLKKMEGKITCLIIYIDDMIITGDVKEDIAELRKNLFHEFEMKDLGLLKYFLGIEVLRSKKGIFINQRKYILDLLAEIGMIDCKPTDTPMVQIHGLQMKEEAKLADSGRYQRLVGKLIYLSHTRPDITYAVGVVSQFMHAPQEE; translated from the coding sequence atgaagaaatatgggtACAAACAAAGTAATTCAGGCCATACTTGGTTCCTCAAGAAAATGGAGGGAAAGATCACTTGTTTGATTATCTATATAGACGACATGATTATTACTGGAGATGTTAAGGAGGATATAGCCGAGCTAAGGAAgaatttatttcatgagttcgagatgaaagacCTAGGCCTTCTTAAGTACTTCCTTGGAATAGAGGTACTAAGGTCAAAGAAGGGAATCTTCATAAATCAGAGGAAGTATATACTTGATTTGTTAGCAGAGATAGGAATGATCGATTGTAAGCCAACAGACACTCCTATGGTACAAATTCATGGATTACAGATGAAGGAAGAAGCAAAATTAGCCGATAGTGGGAGATATCAGAGGTTAGTTGGAAAGCTTATCTATTTGTCTCATACTAGGCCGGATATTACGTATGCAGTTGGAGTGGTCAGTCAGTTTATGCACGCACCACAAGAGGaatga